In one Rhodococcus sp. B50 genomic region, the following are encoded:
- the mce gene encoding methylmalonyl-CoA epimerase, producing MTETSPTSSPAASVLASGLVTAIDHVGIAVPDLDAALTWYAENLGLVSTHEEVNEEQGVREAMLAVPGTPDGATMIQLLAPLNENSTIAKFIDRNGPGLQQLAYRVSDIEAVSTALRERGVRLLYDAPRRGTADSRINFLHPKDAGGVLVELVEPAAHPAH from the coding sequence ATGACCGAGACCTCTCCCACATCCTCTCCGGCGGCGTCCGTTCTCGCTTCCGGGCTCGTCACCGCCATCGACCACGTCGGAATCGCAGTTCCCGATCTCGATGCCGCTCTCACCTGGTACGCCGAGAACCTCGGCCTCGTGTCCACCCACGAGGAAGTCAACGAGGAGCAGGGCGTGCGCGAGGCGATGCTCGCTGTTCCGGGGACCCCCGACGGGGCCACCATGATCCAGCTGCTCGCCCCGCTGAACGAGAACTCCACGATCGCGAAGTTCATCGACCGCAACGGCCCGGGCCTGCAGCAGCTCGCCTACCGCGTCTCCGACATCGAGGCGGTCTCCACGGCGCTGCGCGAGCGCGGCGTCCGGTTGCTGTACGACGCACCCCGTCGCGGCACCGCCGATTCACGCATCAACTTCCTGCACCCGAAGGATGCGGGCGGCGTCCTCGTCGAGCTCGTCGAGCCCGCAGCGCACCCCGCTCACTGA
- a CDS encoding MerR family transcriptional regulator has translation MTDPEMMSIGVFAELVGLTASALRFYDDAGLLRPEQVDPSTGYRFYSRSQVDRACRLRQLREIGMPLPVIGEFFAADVNEATRLVDEHIAGMTTEADRLRRAAETLGASLHAESCLVVCTVPGPVLAGAVDQVSSSTGHDPDIPVLNGVHMEAESGCVRLTATDRYRLATRTLVPTDTTARSWTGTLAGDDLRVVTSRIRRSPAVTVEADARSVTFRTSGGDVLRCRLLTEPFPDHRLLMQSLPPVTQRVTLGKQQVVRALEQRAPETVGLRTAPDRPALVFPEGYEMPLDGTATGPDLTIWFDLITLYPAWSHALGDDLMLDLRGTDLPVTVRSADNGDLTTLVMPRSAP, from the coding sequence GTGACCGACCCGGAGATGATGTCGATCGGTGTGTTCGCCGAACTTGTCGGATTGACCGCGAGTGCATTGCGGTTCTACGACGACGCAGGCCTGCTACGCCCCGAGCAGGTCGATCCGTCGACCGGCTACCGGTTCTACAGCCGTTCCCAGGTCGACCGCGCCTGTCGTCTGCGCCAATTGCGCGAGATCGGGATGCCGTTGCCCGTCATCGGCGAGTTCTTCGCCGCCGACGTGAATGAGGCGACGCGACTGGTCGACGAACACATCGCCGGGATGACCACAGAGGCAGACAGGCTCCGACGGGCCGCCGAGACTCTCGGGGCGTCTCTCCATGCCGAATCATGCCTCGTGGTCTGTACAGTGCCGGGGCCGGTCCTCGCGGGCGCGGTCGATCAAGTCTCGAGCTCCACCGGTCACGACCCGGACATCCCCGTGCTGAACGGCGTGCACATGGAAGCCGAATCCGGTTGCGTGCGGTTGACCGCCACCGACCGGTATCGGCTCGCCACGCGGACGCTGGTGCCCACCGACACGACAGCCCGGTCCTGGACCGGCACGCTCGCCGGCGACGACCTGCGTGTCGTAACGTCCCGAATCCGTCGCAGTCCGGCGGTCACCGTCGAAGCGGACGCGCGGTCGGTCACCTTCCGCACGTCCGGCGGCGACGTCCTCCGCTGCCGTCTGCTCACCGAGCCGTTCCCCGACCACCGTCTCCTCATGCAATCGCTCCCGCCGGTGACGCAACGCGTCACTCTCGGCAAACAGCAGGTCGTCAGGGCTCTCGAGCAGCGGGCCCCGGAGACGGTCGGCCTGCGGACCGCCCCCGACCGGCCGGCCCTGGTGTTCCCCGAGGGGTACGAGATGCCGCTCGACGGCACGGCCACCGGACCGGACCTGACGATCTGGTTCGACCTGATCACGCTGTATCCGGCATGGAGTCACGCGCTCGGCGACGACCTGATGCTCGATCTGCGCGGCACCGATCTGCCCGTCACGGTGCGGTCGGCCGACAACGGTGATCTCACCACACTCGTCATGCCCCGCAGCGCCCCCTGA
- a CDS encoding ATP/GTP-binding protein, with protein MPRRNRSRTGRKSGGASGESPTYLGATVRSENGPAGAEGERFTVRTVPGSRATKPYRCPGCDHEIAPGTPHVVAWPTDALGGAEDRRHWHSGCWAGRGTRRPTRRWS; from the coding sequence AGAGCGGCGGGGCGTCCGGCGAGTCCCCGACCTATCTCGGGGCGACGGTGCGCTCCGAGAACGGACCTGCGGGAGCCGAGGGCGAGCGCTTCACCGTGCGCACCGTGCCGGGCTCGCGCGCCACGAAGCCGTACCGGTGCCCGGGATGCGATCACGAGATCGCGCCGGGAACGCCCCACGTCGTCGCCTGGCCGACCGATGCGCTCGGCGGTGCGGAGGACCGGCGGCACTGGCACAGCGGATGCTGGGCGGGACGCGGAACCCGCCGTCCTACCCGGCGCTGGTCCTAG